A DNA window from Setaria viridis chromosome 2, Setaria_viridis_v4.0, whole genome shotgun sequence contains the following coding sequences:
- the LOC117844057 gene encoding pathogenesis-related protein PR-4 — protein MGITQATRLSLLLTVASAVSLAICGGVAGQQASGVVATYNMYNPAQINWDLRAASTFCATWDADMPLSWRQHYGWTSFCGPAGAHGEPSCGRCLQVTNTATGAQTVARVVDQCSNGGLDLDISVFQQIDTDGGGMAHGHLIVDYKFVDCHD, from the exons ATGGGGATCACCCAGGCCACGAGGCTGTCACTGCTCCTCACCGTTGCTTCGGCTGTTTCCTTAGCCATCTGCGGTGGTGTCGCCGGCCAGCAAGCTAGTGGCGTGGTGGCGACATACAACATGTACAATCCGGCCCAGATCAACTGGGACCTAAGGGCTGCCAGCACCTTCTGCGCGACGTGGGACGCCGACATGCCGCTGTCATGGCGGCAGCACTATGGCTGGACCTCGTTCTGCGGCCCAGCCGGTGCCCACGGTGAGCCTTCATGCGGCCGCTGTCTTCAG GTGACCAATACGGCGACCGGAGCGCAAACAGTTGCGAGGGTGGTCGACCAGTGCTCCAACGGTGGCCTTGACCTGGACATCTCCGTTTTCCAGCAGATCGACACGGATGGCGGTGGCATGGCCCACGGACACCTCATAGTGGACTATAAGTTCGTCGACTGCCATGACTGA
- the LOC117846231 gene encoding cadmium/zinc-transporting ATPase HMA3, translating into MPGPAVEAAAARGGDHDGDGGGRRTAGEWEKTYLDVLGICCTAEVALVERLLSPIDGVRAVTVVVPSRTVIVEHDAAAVSQFHIVKVLNKAGLEASVRAYGSGSGAADRWPSPFIVACGVLLLASFLAPLLPPLRWLALAAACVGSQPMLLRAVAAAGELTLDINILMLIAVAGSVALGSYTEAGAIVFLFTVAEWLETLACARASAGMLSLMSTVPKNVVLAETGQVVGMCDVGVGTVVAVRAGEVVPVDGVVVGGQSEVDESSLTGESFPVPKQPQSEVWAGTMNLDGYISVRTTALAENSTVAKMERLVEEAQNSRSKTQRLIDSCAKYYTPAVVVLAAGVVLVPLLLGSHDLRQWFQLSLVLLVSACPCALVLSTPVATFCALLRAARMGLLIKGGNILESLGEIRIAAFDKTGTITRGEFSINEFHVVEDKVEMSQLLYWVSSIESKSSHPMAAALVQYSRSKSIRPEPENVMEFHIYHGEGIYGAISGKHIYIGNKKIMARSSCQAAVPEMDDLKGVSTGHVICDGDLVGLFSLSDDCRNGAAKAIKELRSMGIKSVMLTGDSAEAAKHAQEQLGGVLEELHSELLPEDKVQLITKLKTSAGPTLMVGDGMNDAPALATADVGVSMGLSGSAAAIETSHATLMSSDILRVPKAVRLGRRTRQTIAVNVIFSIGTKAAVLVLAVAWQPVLWVAVLADVGTCLLVVLHSMLLLRDTAARRSCCRTSKACCGKAKSPATRSQLTGAPNTETPSVKGRGEKAKDSHCCHKHTKPHEHAVVISIPARACEHRKEATGHATAEGGNSLTGGCCGASKACGSSTAPAPIRAPHGDGEDEVCIVVSARTSCCSKARSRCGSPKDAGCKDTVCCSGGGKDSSISALVC; encoded by the exons ATGCCGGGACcggccgtggaggcggcggcggccaggggcggcgaccacgatggcgacggcggcggccgcaggaCGGCCGGCGAGTGGGAGAAGACGTACTTGGATGTGCTTGGCATCTGCTGCACCGCCGAGGTCGCGCTCGTCGAGCGGCTCCTCTCCCCGATCGACGGCGTGCGGGCGgtcaccgtcgtcgtcccctCCCGCACCGTCATCGTCgagcacgacgccgccgccgtctcccagTTCCACATTG TGAAGGTCCTCAACAAGGCGGGCCTCGAGGCCTCGGTCCGAGCCtatggcagcggcagcggcgccgccgaccgGTGGCCCAGCCCGTTCATCGTCGCCTGCGGCGTCCTGCTCCTCGCCTCCTTCCTCGCGCCGCTCCTGCCCCCGCTGCGGTggctggcgctggcggcggcctgCGTCGGCTCCCAGCCGATGCTGCTCAGGGCGGTCGCCGCTGCGGGCGAGCTCACCCTAGACATCAACATCCTCATGCTCATCGCGGTGGCCGGCTCCGTCGCGCTCGGGAGCTACACGGAGGCCGGCGCCATCGTCTTCCTCTTCACCGTCGCCGAGTGGCTGGAGACGCTGGCGTGCGCCAGGGCGAGCGCCGGGATGCTGTCGCTAATGTCCACGGTCCCCAAGAATGTAGTGCTCGCCGAGACGGGGCAGGTTGTCGGCATGTGCGACGTCGGCGTGGGCACCGTCGTCGCCGTCAGGGCTGGCGAGGTGGTTCCGGTCGACGGCGTGGTCGTCGGCGGGCAGAGCGAGGTCGATGAGAGCAGCCTCACCGGCGAATCCTTCCCGGTGCCAAAGCAGCCGCAGTCGGAGGTCTGGGCCGGCACCATGAACTTGGACG GTTACATTTCCGTGAGGACAACAGCTCTGGCCGAGAACTCGACGGTGGCCAAGATGGAGAGGCTGGTGGAAGAAGCGCAGAACAGCCGGTCCAAGACGCAGCGGCTCATCGATTCGTGCGCAAAGTACTACACCCCTG CCGTGGTCGTTCTCGCGGCAGGAGTGGTTCTTGTGCCCTTACTACTGGGATCCCATGACCTCAGACAATGGTTCCAGCTGTCCCTGGTGCTGCTGGTGAGCGCGTGCCCGTGCGCGCTAGTGCTGTCTACACCTGTTGCCACCTTCTGCGCGCTCCTTCGCGCAGCAAGGATGGGGCTTCTCATCAAGGGAGGCAACATTCTTGAATCATTGGGTGAGATCAGGATCGCGGCATTCGACAAGACTGGGACGATCACTAGAGGGGAGTTCAGCATCAATGAATTCCATGTGGTTGAGGACAAGGTTGAAATGAGTCAGCTTCTTTACTG GGTATCTAGCATTGAGAGCAAATCAAGCCATCCAATGGCTGCTGCGCTTGTTCAGTACTCTCGGTCCAAATCAATCAGACCGGAGCCGGAAAATGTGATGGAATTTCACATCTATCATGGAGAGGGCATCTATGGTGCGATCAGTGGAAAACACATCTATATTGGAAACAAAAAGATCATGGCAAGGTCCTCCTGCCAAGCAG CTGTACCAGAAATGGATGATCTCAAAGGTGTGTCCACCGGTCACGTGATCTGTGATGGTGATCTCGTCGGGCTATTTTCACTCTCCGACGACTGCAGAAATGGGGCAGCGAAGGCGATCAAGGAGCTGAGATCAATGGGGATCAAGTCAGTGATGCTCACTGGGGACAGCGCAGAAGCGGCCAAGCACGCACAGGAGCAGCTAGGAGGCGTCCTGGAGGAGCTCCACTCCGAGCTCCTTCCGGAGGACAAGGTCCAGCTCATCACGAAGCTCAAGACGAGTGCTGGGCCCACGCTAATGGTCGGTGACGGCATGAACGACGCCCCAGCCCTGGCCACGGCGGACGTGGGCGTCTCCATGGGCCTGTCCGGTTCCGCGGCGGCCATAGAGACCAGCCACGCCACGCTCATGTCCAGTGACATCCTCAGGGTCCCCAAGGCCGTCAGGCTCGGGCGGCGCACCCGCCAGACCATCGCCGTGAACGTGATCTTCTCGATCGGCACCAAAGCTGCCGTCCTCGTGCTCGCCGTCGCGTGGCAGCCCGTGCTGTGGGTGGCCGTGCTCGCCGACGTCGGGACGTGCCTGCTTGTCGTGCTGCACAGCATGCTGCTGCTCAGAGACACCGCGGCGAGGCGGTCGTGCTGCAGAACGTCCAAGGCGTGCTGTGGGAAGGCCaagtcgccggcgacgaggtctCAACTCACCGGAGCACCGAACACCGAGACCCCAAGTGTCAAGGGACGAGGCGAGAAGGCCAAAGACTCCCATTGCTGCCACAAGCACACCAAGCCGCATGAGCACGCCGTCGTGATCTCCATACCAGCACGAGCCTGTGAGCATAGAAAGGAGGCGACCGGTCACGCGACGGCGGAAGGCGGGAACAGCCTCACCGGGGGATGCTGCGGCGCCAGCAAAGCTTGCGGCTCTTCCACGGCGCCAGCCCCGATCCGCGCGCCGCACGGTGATGGTGAAGATGAGGTGTGCATTGTTGTTAGTGCAAGGACATCCTGTTGTAGCAAGGCAAGGAGTAGGTGCGGTTCGCCTAAGGATGCTGGTTGCAAGGATACGGTGTGTTGTTCTGGTGGTGGTAAAGATAGCAGCATCTCAGCCCTCGTGTGCTGA
- the LOC117842693 gene encoding zinc transporter 8 — MRPPRAVPALAVASAALLLLLLAPAARAAEDGCGAGGAAAEGDRARARALKIAAFFSILVCGALGCCLPVLGRRVPALRADGDVFFLVKAFAAGVILATGFIHILPDAFEKLTSECLPDAPWKDFPFAGFGAMVGAIGTLVVDTVATGYFTRLHFKDAGTAGAAAAAVSAAAVGDEEMQQQEAAAAAHAAGGGGDDHEGHVHMHTHATHGHAHGSTALVAAVGGGGGDGDKEHALRHRVIAQVLELGIVVHSVIIGISLGASEDPSTIKPLVVALSFHQMFEGMGLGGCIVQAKFKLRSIVTMILFFCLTTPVGILIGLGISSVYNEDSPTALIVEGILNSVAAGILVYMALVDLLAEDFMNPKVQSRGKLQLGINVSMLVGAGLMSMLAKWA, encoded by the exons ATGAGGCCACCGCGCGCCGTgcccgccctcgccgtcgcgtcggcggcgctgctgctcctcctcctcgcgcccgccgcgcgcgccgccgaagACGGGTgtggggccggcggcgcggcggcggagggcgaccGCGCGCGGGCGAGGGCGCTCAAGATCGCGGCGTTCTTCTCCATCCTCGTGTGCGGCGCGCTGGGGTGCTGCCTGCCCGTGCTGGGCCGCCGCGTGCCGGCGCTGCGGGCCGACGGCGACGTCTTCTTCCTCGTGAAGGCGTTCGCGGCGGGGGTCATCCTCGCCACGGGCTTCATCCACATCCTCCCCGACGCCTTCGAGAAGCTCACCTCCGAGTGCCTCCCCGACGCCCCGTGGAAGGACTTCCCCTTCGCCGGGTTCGGGGCCATGGTCGGCGCCATCGGCACGCTCGTCGTCGACACCGTCGCCACGGGATACTTCACGCGCCTCCACTTTAAGGACGCCGGCaccgcaggcgccgccgccgcggccgtgagCGCAGCCGCCGTCGGGGACGaggagatgcagcagcaggaggccgcggcggcggcgcacgccgccggcggagggggcgaCGACCACGAGGGCCACGTGCACATGCACACGCACGCGACGCACGGCCACGCGCACGGCTCCacggcgctcgtcgccgccgtcggcggcggtggaggcgacgGCGACAAGGAGCACGCGCTGCGCCACCGGGTCATCGCGCAG GTCCTGGAGCTTGGGATCGTTGTGCACTCGGTGATCATTGGCATCTCACTCGGCGCATCAGAGGACCCGAGCACCATCAAGCCCCTGGTGGTCGCCTTGAGCTTCCACCAAATGTTCGAGGGCATGGGCCTCGGCGGCTGCATCGTTCAG GCGAAATTCAAGCTCCGGTCCATCGTGACCATGATCCTCTTCTTCTGCCTGACGACACCGGTGGGCATACTCATCGGCCTCGGCATCTCCTCGGTGTACAACGAGGACAGCCCGACGGCGCTCATCGTTGAGGGAATCCTCAACTCGGTCGCGGCGGGGATCTTGGTCTACATGGCGCTCGTCGACCTCCTCGCCGAGGACTTCATGAACCCCAAGGTGCAGAGCAGGGGGAAGCTCCAGCTTGGCATCAACGTGTCCatgctcgtcggcgccggcctcATGTCCATGCTGGCTAAATGGGCTTAG